One Oncorhynchus masou masou isolate Uvic2021 chromosome 18, UVic_Omas_1.1, whole genome shotgun sequence DNA window includes the following coding sequences:
- the LOC135503636 gene encoding transcription factor Sp5-like, which translates to MAALAIQRTDNFLHTFLQDRTPSSSPEGAPNALSFLATTCSQAWQVGAVVGGTVGSMVGSDGSQFPYEGSMRVGAASGMFQLWSNEVAVAPSSSLSASSFTAAAAAHQAMTLTVPKVQFPVGCGHSLQSGLGPHPHPHALHHHHHHHHHHHELPLTPPAEPPSAYSFELSPVKVLSSQSQGPNGPPYYPQHNTVSVGQNFPSFLQNSVSSARHHLSGGNHHVGEEGQQGWWSLPQTTGHSSSSNHPHAFSLGRQLVLGQQPQITALLQGTSKGLLSSTRRCRRCKCPNCQANGGGLEFGKKRLHICHIPECGKVYKKTSHLKAHLRWHAGERPFICNWLFCGKSFTRSDELQRHLRTHTGEKRFGCQQCGKRFMRSDHLSKHVKTHQSRKSLSGGNTSDSLLANIKRE; encoded by the exons ATGGCAGCTCTGGCGATACAACGGACTGACAACTTTCTGCACACCTTTTTACAG GACCGGACCCCCAGCTCATCCCCAGAGGGAGCCCCCAACGCCCTGTCCTTCTTGGCCACCACCTGTAGCCAGGCCTGGCAGGTGGGGGCGGTTGTGGGAGGAACTGTAGGCTCCATGGTGGGCTCCGATGGTTCCCAGTTTCCCTATGAGGGGTCCATGAGGGTGGGCGCAGCCTCCGGGATGTTCCAATTATGGAGCAACGAGGTGGCGGTGGCCCCTAGTTCTAGTCTCAGTGCCTCCAGCTTCACTGCAGCCGCGGCCGCCCACCAGGCCATGACGTTAACGGTGCCCAAGGTCCAGTTCCCTGTTGGATGTGGACATAGTCTGCAGTCTGGCCTgggcccccacccccacccccacgcgctccaccatcaccaccaccatcaccaccaccaccacgagcTGCCCCTGACTCCGCCGGCCGAGCCTCCATCTGCCTACTCCTTCGAGCTCTCTCCAGTCAAGGTCCTATCGTCCCAGAGCCAGGGCCCCAATGGGCCGCCCTACTAccctcaacacaacacagtcTCTGTGGGACAGAACTTCCCCAGCTTCCTCCAGAACTCTGTCTCTTCTGCCAGGCACCATCTATCCGGAGGAAACCACCACGTGGGGGAGGAGGGTCAGCAGGGGTGGTGGAGCCTCCCCCAGACCACTGGCCACAGCAGCTCCTCCAACCACCCCCACGCCTTCTCCCTGGGCCGGCAGCTGGTCCTGGGTCAACAGCCCCAAATCACAGCCCTCCTCCAGGGCACCTCCAAGGGCCTGCTATCCTCCACACGCCGCTGCCGTCGCTGCAAGTGCCCCAACTGCCAGGCCAACGGCGGAGGACTGGAGTTTGGCAAGAAGAGACTGCACATCTGCCACATCCCAGAGTGTGGCAAGGTGTACAAGAAGACATCTCACCTGAAGGCCCACCTGCGCTGGCATGCCGGGGAGAGGCCGTTCATCTGCAACTGGCTGTTCTGCGGGAAGAGCTTCACGCGCTCCGACGAGCTACAGCGCCACCTCAGAACACACACCGGGGAGAAGAGGTTCGGATGCCAGCAGTGCGGGAAGAGGTTCATGAGGAGCGACCACCTCTCCAAACACGTCAAGACTCACCAGAGTAGGAAGAGCCTGTCTGGTGGGAACACGTCAGACTCTCTATTGGCCAATATCAAGAGAGAGTAA